tttttatatacatttattttatatatatatttatttatttatttatttatttatttatttatttatttatttatttatttttactcccTTTTTAACTCACATAACGGCATGCAGCATGACCCaatagctattttttttttttttttttgcggcatATATTTCTCCGAATTGTTTTTGCCAACCTCCACTCCGCCGAACGTTCGCGCAGGTcgaaaggaaaatataaccTCCTGTTAAACGAaatctcctctttttttttttttatttttcccttcgcataagagaaaaggaataatttttgtacGTACGAATGagaagaaaggaaaatataaaaagaagggggggtGAGAGAGAATGACAAAACAATGCCGCCTCACTCCAGTTGGCAGCATATGGCGAAAAAACTGCCCACCTTTTAATGTTGACGAATGAACGCGTCCGTTTTTGTCATCCACTTTTCTGTGGCATTTGCCCTGTCAGCTGGACCCCCTGCGTGGTTAGTCCCCCACATGTGGTTAGTCACCCATATGTGATTCGCTTTgcagcacttttttttttttttttttttttttccttccccccccgctgacAACTGTTTTGGTGAGCGGTCGTCGTTGTGGCATCCCTTCCGCGGGTACATATCACCTCACGCGTCACCCTATGTGTCTCGATTGACACTCTGCAGTTCTCATCATGTCCGCGTTTGAAATTGCGGGCTGAGCAGAGGCCGTTGCAGTGTTATATATGCTCGACGACGCTCTGCCGATTGGGCGAGTCAGCCGGATGATCCGCGGcctagccaaaaaaaaaaaaaaaaaaaacgcataaaaGAGGACCGATCAGAATTGAAGAGGAATAACTGAGTCAGATAGAGAGCTCCCCCCTCAGAAGCGCAACGTTAGCGGAATAACCCTCCCAGGTGGAAACGCAACTGTGCGCTCCTTCCAAAGAGAAGACACCGAGCGGGGGAAGTTACACTCACCTCACGAAACACCGCCAAGTGTAACCTCTCGCCCAACGGACAGAATGAACTTCCTAAAGATTTTTCAGagcgaaaagaaaagcaacAATGAATCTGTAAGTCAGCCAAATTGTGAAGTGCCAAAAGAAAATGACacgtcctccccccctgtggggaATGACGTCGGGCTGAATTACAGCCACGGTGTTAACACGCAGGAGGGATGCACCAACGTATCACCTCCATTTGAGAATTGCGAAGGGGTCATCATGGGTACTCACGTGGATGCTTCCAATAGACAGACGAATTTTGAAAACGGCGCAAATGGTTTGGTGGCCCAGCCCTCAGACCCGGGGGTGCACCTTCCGCATGGCGTATCAGCAGCGGGTGAAACGGGGCCGAGCGCTTCGGGTATTCACCCGGTGGGTGTGCACGGGGTGGGCATCCCCCCGGTAGGTATCCACTCAGTAGGCCACCCCCCGGTAGGTGTTCACTCTCCTGGGGTCCACTCAGTAGGCATGCACTCCCCAGGCGTCCCCCCTGTCGAcatgccccccccccagttCGGCGCCCAGAGCAGCTACGAACAGAAGGAAAGCTACGACTACCCGAATGGGAGCCTCAACGCAGGGGTGCCCTACCCCGATGGAGAGCTCTACGCACatatgaagaagatgaaggcGGACGCATCCTACCCCTGCAGCACGTACGACGTGAGTGCCAGTGACACGTATGGTGGTGGTAGCCATGGGAGATCCCACGACAACAGTAGCGGCAACAGCAGCAGAGCCCATTCCAGCCAGTACGTAGGCAACCAAGGGATGGTTCGCTCAGCAGGTTATGTCCTCTCCGAAGAGAAAAGCATCACGAACGTTGGCAAGCAGAAATATGGTGTTAATTCAACTGGGGGTGCAGACCTCTTCCAGTCACCCACCGACCTGCATGTAAATAAAGCAGCGGTTGAGTTCTCATCATTTGAGAGCAAAACAGGTGGGGCGTACATCGACCCTAAGAGTAACTACGCGGAGCAAGTGGAGCATAGCAATTCTTATAACAGCCATCATATTGTAGGGACCCCATATGCAGGCACTTCCTCAGTGGCCACTCAACCGTATGGGTTTGACCAGCATGTGAGTAGCAACAGCGCAACAAATGGGACGGTGAGTACCCCAGGAGGGATGAATAAGCCTGTCGATTATGCCTTCCCCTCTGGGGGGAGTGGCCCCCCTGGCCAACTCACAGACCATAACATGTCAAGCAGCATAGTTCACTCCTTTCAGCACCAACTGAATGACTTAGCTTTTGCTCAGCACAAGCAGGTGGCTGGAAGGAAGAAGGGAGAGTTCGCTGGCAACCAGTCCTACATGAATTTGTACGGTGGGGTGGCGGCTACCACTGCGGTCAGTGGTT
Above is a window of Plasmodium vivax chromosome 8, whole genome shotgun sequence DNA encoding:
- a CDS encoding hypothetical protein, conserved (encoded by transcript PVX_119430A), which gives rise to MNFLKIFQSEKKSNNESVSQPNCEVPKENDTSSPPVGNDVGLNYSHGVNTQEGCTNVSPPFENCEGVIMGTHVDASNRQTNFENGANGLVAQPSDPGVHLPHGVSAAGETGPSASGIHPVGVHGVGIPPVGIHSVGHPPVGVHSPGVHSVGMHSPGVPPVDMPPPQFGAQSSYEQKESYDYPNGSLNAGVPYPDGELYAHMKKMKADASYPCSTYDVSASDTYGGGSHGRSHDNSSGNSSRAHSSQYVGNQGMVRSAGYVLSEEKSITNVGKQKYGVNSTGGADLFQSPTDLHVNKAAVEFSSFESKTGGAYIDPKSNYAEQVEHSNSYNSHHIVGTPYAGTSSVATQPYGFDQHVSSNSATNGTVSTPGGMNKPVDYAFPSGGSGPPGQLTDHNMSSSIVHSFQHQLNDLAFAQHKQVAGRKKGEFAGNQSYMNLYGGVAATTAVSGYSYGEDLLARHPGGVKGGPTQVGSQQGGSHQVGSQQGGSHQVGSHQVGSRHISIQQMNRHQQGCPPNGAEFHGKGFPPSGQPRMGKADPKRKQPGGEPRRGVSGDEGHIRGVDSVGKMVRWKKNEEEAPQQEKKEDDKGSEYYYEKTLDFLRKEFCIHHSDNVNGYLNDRDMLAKTPFFKLVNFEKKLATERKRVLNYYHEDRKQIYSSTINKDKQFSHIFFNNEKYYDAKEILAYLLPYHTFYLDDICIDSSDEDEEFCESLENDVREIDAGISQIKDSFRAYTNPSMLWSFNKIIDRTDDQHNKRKKIADG